The following DNA comes from Cellulophaga sp. HaHa_2_95.
TAAAACTATAAATTTCAGGGTTAAAAACATTTGGATCATCACTACCGCCACCGCTCATTAATATAAAACCTATTACAATAAAGGCAAGGCCAATAAACATGAACATATAATTCTTATGCTGAAAAATAAATTCCTTTTTAGAATCTTGATTTGTATTGTTGCTTTTGTACGCCATGCTGCAAATTTAATAATATAATTCGTCTGTTCTTAAATTTAAAAAACGTTGTGTTGCAAAGTAGGTGCTAATTAGTGAAATTAACAAGCCTAATATAAAAACACTAGAAAAAAGAATAGCCAGTATCGTAGGGTCTTCCATTAATCCTAATTCCGGAAAATTTTCATTCACATAATATAAAACACCCGCCAAGGCAAGCATTGCTAATACGGCACCTAGTACTCCTAACTTAATATTGGTCCAAATAAAAGGCTTACGGATAAACACCTTTGTAGCACCCACCATTTGCATCGTCTTAATAATGAAACGCTTAGAGTAGATAGATAAACGAATAGAGCTATTGATTAATAAAACAGCGATAAACGTAAAAATACTACTGGCTACCAGAATCCAGAAACTAATACGTTTTACATTTTCATTTAAGAGGCCAATTAAAGGTTTGTCATAACTAACTTCTTGTACATAACCTTTGGTAGTAATTTCTTCCGCTATCTCTTCCAGCAATTCTGGGGTTACAAAATCTGCATTTAACTGAACGTCTATGGAATTTTTTAATGGGTTATAACCTAAGAAATCTTGAAAGTTCTCGCCAATATCTTCACTGTGTTGTGCTGCAGCTTCCTCTTTAGAAACATAGGTAGCGGCTTTGGTATATTCTGCCATGACTAAGCTTTTCTGTAGTTGGTCTATTTCTACCTGCTTAGCATTATCTTTTAAAAAGACAGAAATGGTAATCTGTTCTTTAAAATGATCAGCTAGTTTTTTAGTATTTAAAACCAATAAGCCTAATATGCCTAATAGAAAAAGTACAAGACCTATACTTAAAACTACTGAAAAATAACTCGATATTAATTTGCGTTGTTGATAGCGCTCGAAAGATTTACTCATAATTTGTGAAAACGATATGTAAAAATAGGAAAGTATATTTAATATAAAATCACTGTTAACACTTTGCTTTGCTTTTAAGTTTGATTTTTCTCTAAATAACACCTTTTTAAAGCCAAAAGAACTCTAAAAGTGAATTTAGCAACCTAAGATAGCTAGGAAATAATCAGCTTGGACTTTTTTTTGTTGAAGGTTTTCATTCGTTTATGAGGTAAATTTTGTCACGTTTATAAAAGTTTGTTTTTGTTGGATGTGGCTCATGTCATATTATCTTTTTCCCTTTCCTATAATAAACTTATTTTTGCAGCGCATTAAAACCGTCAGGTTTATACAAACTTTATATAATGAACTACGATTTCACAGAAATTGAAGCCAAATGGCAAAAATATTGGGCAGAAAACCAAACGTTTAAAGCAGAAAACAATTCCGATAAAGAAAAGTTTTATGTCTTAGACATGTTTCCTTATCCTTCTGGAGCAGGACTCCATGTAGGGCATCCGTTGGGGTATATTGCTAGTGATATTTATGCGCGTTATAAAAGACATAAAGGGTTTAATGTATTGCACCCTATGGGATATGATTCTTTTGGCTTACCAGCAGAACAATATGCTATTCAAACAGGGCAGCATCCTGCAATTACTACAGAAACAAATATTGCTAGGTATAGAGACCAATTGGATAAAATTGGCTTTTCTTTTGATTGGAGCCGTGAAGTGCGTACCTCTACTCCGGAGTATTACAAATGGACCCAGTGGATTTTTATTCAGTTGTTCAACTCGTGGTACAATAATGATACGAACAAGGCAGAAGACATTGCTACATTAACCGCGCTTTTTGAAAAAGAAGGAAATGCAACGGTAAATGCAGTCTGTGATGAAGATATTATAGCTTTTACTGCAGAAGAGTGGAATGCTTATGATACAAAAAAGCAACAAGAACTACTGTTGCAATACCGACTTACCTACTTGGCAGATACGGAAGTAAACTGGTGTCCTGGTTTAGGTACTGTATTGGCTAACGATGAGATTGTCAATGGCGTATCAGAACGCGGAGGTCACCCTGTTATTCGTAAAAAAATGACACAGTGGAGCATGCGTATTTCGGCATATGCACAACGTTTATTAGATGATTTAACTACAGTAGATTGGCCACAACCATTAAAAGACTCTCAAACCAATTGGATAGGTCGTTCTCAAGGAGCTTCAGCGGTATTTCAGGTAAAAGATCATGATGAGGTGATTGATGTTTTTACCACGCGCCCTGATACGATTTTTGGAGTTTCTTTTATGACTTTAGCGCCAGAGCATGAGTTGGTTGCTAAAATAACCACGCCAGCGCAAAAAGCGGAGGTTGAAGCATATATAAAAGCCACCGCAAAACGTAGTGAGCGTGAGCGTATGGCAGATGTGAAAACTATTTCAGGGGCTTTTACTGGAGCGTACGCAGAGCACCCATTCACCAAAGAGCCAGTGCCAATTTGGATTGGGGATTATGTGTTAGCTGGTTATGGTACAGGAGCTGTAATGGCAGTACCTTGTGGTGATCAGCGTGATTATGATTTTGCTAAAAAATTCAATATTGCTATTCCTAATGTATTTGAAGGGGTAGATATTTCTGAAGAAGCACATGCAGACAAAGACAAAACCGTCATTGCTAATTCTGATTTTTTAAACGGATTACCGTATAAGAAAGCCATGAAATTGGCGATTTATGAATTGGAAAAAATAGGACAAGGAAAAGGAAAAATTAATTACCGTTTGCGTGATGCTGTTTTTAGCAGACAACGGTATTGGGGAGAACCTTTTCCAGTATATTATGTAGATGGTATGCCGCAAATGATAGATGCGAAGCATTTACCAATTGCATTACCAGAAGTAGAAAAATATTTACCCACCGAAACTGGAGAGCCACCATTAGGGAATGCTACCGTTTGGGCCTGGGACACGGTTTCTAACCAGGTAGTAGATAACAGTAAGATAAACAACGCCGCGGTGTGGCCCTTAGAATTAAATACGATGCCAGGCTGGGCGGGGAGTAGTTTCTACTTTAACCGCTATATGGACCCGAACAATACGGAGGCTATATTTTCGGAGGAGGCCATTAATTATTGGCAAGATGTAGATTTATATATTGGTGGTAGTGAGCATGCAACAGGACATTTATTATATGCACGTTTCTGGCAAAAATTCTTGTTTGATAAGGGTGTAGTGCCTAAAAACGAATTTGCTAAAAAACTGATCAATCAAGGAATGATTACGGGGACAAGTGCTTTTGTTTTTAGGGATGAGGAGTCTGGGAAATTATTTTCTAAGGGTTTAATTGGCGACAAAGAAATGACACCTATTCATGCAGACGTATCATTTGTAAATGCCTCTGATGAATTGGATGTTGAAGCATTTAAAAACTGGAGAGAAGAATATAAAGAGGCGGAATTTGTTTTAGAAAACGGTAAATACATCGTTGGTCGTGAAGTAGAAAAGATGTCCAAATCTAAATACAATGTGGTAAGTCCGGATAGTATTTGTGTAGAGTATGGGGCAGACAGTTTACGTTTGTATGAAATGTTTTTAGGCCCATTAGAGCAATCTAAGCCTTGGAATACTGCAGGTATTACAGGTACTCATGGGTTCCTTAAAAAATTATGGCGTTTGTATGTAGATGATAATGGTATTAAAGTTACCGATACGGAAGCATCTAAAGACAACCTTAAGACTTTACATAAAACTATTAAGAAAGTAGAAGAAGATATTGAAAACTTCTCTTTCAATACGTCCGTATCTACCTTTATGATTGCAGTGAATGAACTATCTGCTCAGAAATGTACCAGTAGAGAAATACTAGAGGCTTTGGTCATTTTGGTATCGCCGTACGCACCACATATCGCGGAAGAATTATGGAGTAAATTAGGGCATATAGATTCTATTTCTACAGCATCTTTTCCAAAATTTGAGGCATCGCATTTGGTAGAGAGTAGTAAAGAATACCCAGTTTCTTTTAACGGAAAAATGCGTTTCAAATTAGAACTTCCGATGGATTTTACAAAAGATCAGATTGAGGAAGTAGTGATGGCGCATGAAAAAACTATTCAACAATTGGCAGGGCGTACACCTAAAAAGGTCATTATTGTTCCGGGTAAAATTATCAATATAGTAGGTTAAAAAGTAGGCATATCAATCTATCGTAGCAGTAATGGTAGATTGATATGCCACTATTCGCACTAAAAAGGACTCAATAAGGCTGATAAATGTGCAACGCTTTATTCGAAAATCTGAATTTTAGGCATCAATTTTATTATTTCTGCAAAACAATATAGGGCTAATTGTTAAAAGTCTGATTATTAGTTAAACCCTCACAATTTTAGTGGTTTTTGTTTTTTTATTATAACTATTTGTGGCAAATTTGACGCGACTAATTATAATTAAAATTGACATTGGCGAATTAATTTGTTTGTTGAATAAACTTAAGATTTGCCTTTGTCTTTTTTAGTTTGTTTTTTTATAAATGTAATCTGCAGGAATCTGATAATCAAATTCATTTTTATGCAGATATTTTTCTTTTTAATCGAAAGTTCTAATAAATAAAGCAAATGAAAATAGGTATCCCTAAGGAAATTAAAAACAATGAGAGTCGTGTGGGTATGACTCCAGGTGGTGTTTTTGAATTAGTAAAAAACAACCATGAAGTATTTGTACAGTCAACAGCAGGAGATAATAGTGGTTTCTTAGATGAGGCGTATGTTGAAGCGGGAGCTACAATTTTAGAAACTATTGAAGAGATTTATGCTATCGCAGAAATGATAGTAAAAGTTAAGGAGCCTATTGAACAAGAGTACAGCCTTATTAAAAAGGGACAAATTGTTTTCACATATTTCCATTTTGCATCTAGCGAGCCATTAACGAAGGCCATGTTAGAAAGTGGTGCTATTTGTATTGCTTATGAGACGGTAGAAGATAGGGATGGTGGTTTACCATTGTTAACGCCTATGTCTGAAGTGGCAGGTAGAATGTCTATTCAGCAAGGAGCAAAATATTTAGAGAAACCAGTAAAAGGTCGTGGTCTTTTATTAGGTGGGGTGCCAGGAGTACCTCCGGGAAAAGTATTAATACTTGGTGCAGGTGTAGTGGGTATGCAAGCTGCTAAAATGGCATCTGGTTTAGGTGCTCAGGTTACCATATTAGATGTAGATATGAAACGCTTACGTTATGCAAATGACGTTTTGCCAAATAATTGTACTACCTTATTCTCTAATGAGTATAATATTAGAGAATTTGTTCAAACACATGATTTAATTATTGGTGGTGTCTTGCTTAAAGGTAAAAAAGCACCTAACTTAATTACTAGAGACATGTTGAAAACTATGAAATCTGGTGCTGTTATTGTAGATGTGGCGGTAGATCAAGGAGGTTGTGTAGAAACAACAAGACCAACAACACATGAAGACCCTATTTATATTATTGATGAGATTGTACACTATTCTGTAGCGAATATGCCAGGAGCGGTACCTTATACTTCTACCATAGCACTTACCAATGTAACTACAGCTTATGCCATTAAGATTGCTAATTTGGGTTGGAAAAAAGCATTGGCTTCTGATCCAGGATTACAAAAAGGTTTAAATATTTCTGAGGGAGAAGTAATCTATAAAGAAATTATTGAGGCATTTGAATGGGCGTCATAAGTTAGTCTAGTTTAAAGCTTTATATTTTCAAAATCCTGCCAAATTTTCCGCATTTATATGTCGGAAAATTTTGGCGGGATTTTTGCGTTTATAGTATAAGGCAAAGAAACTTTGCTATATTTAAGTTTTAAAATAAAAATTATGTTCGGATATTATATATTAATTGGAGGAATAGCTTTAATAAGCTGGTTGGTAAGTAGGAAGCTGAAAAGCAAGTTTGAGCAATACTCAAAAGTTCATTTACGTAATGGAATGAGCGGTGCAGAAATTGCAGAAAAAATGCTAGCGGATAATGGCATACGTGATGTAAAAGTAATCTCTACGCCAGGAATGCTTACGGATCATTATAACCCTGCTAACAAGACCGTAAATTTAAGTGAAGGTGTGTACAGTCAGCGTAACGCATCTGCAGCGGCAGTTGCAGCACACGAATGTGGACACGCCGTGCAACATGCGCAAGCGTACCAGTGGTTGGGCTTAAGATCTAATTTAGTGCCAATTGTAAACGTTACCTCTAACTTTGCGATGTGGGTTGTTTTTGGTGGATTAATGTTAGGTGCTGCGGCAGGATTTGGATTCGGATATTGGGTGGCAGTTGCAGGTTTGGTCATGATGAGTTTTGCTACCATATTTAGTTTGGTGACGTTGCCTGTAGAGTATGATGCTAGTAACCGTGCCCTAGCATGGTTAAAACATAAAAATATGTTGGCTCCAGATGAATATGCTGGCGCAGAAGATGCTTTGAAATGGGCAGCTAGAACCTATCTAGTGGCAGCTATAGGATCTATTGCAACATTGGCCTATTGGGCATTACAAGTTTTTGGCGGAAGGAGAGATTAATATTCCTGTGTAAAAAATATATGAAAGAGGCTTCTTAGTACTAAGGAGCCTCTTTTGTTTTTAGTGCTTGTTCGTATGGGTGTAGTCGTATATAGTAAACAATACTTCTTAGAAGTTCTTCTTTATTATCTTCTATGATTTTTATCGTATAACTATTTTTAGAAGGATTAGAAAATTCATATTCAATGCGACTCTCCGACTTAATTTCATCAAAATAGCTACTAATTATAGCCGTTGCATTTGGGTTTACTGCTTTTAGAATTCTGGATTTTAGGTCTTCATCAAAACTAATGGATAGTTGAGCTTGGCAATGGCAACTTCCGTTAGTTGTCTTTGGGAGCGTTTTTATACTATGTATGTTAGTTTTTGTATTAAATAACTCTCTTAGCAAATATTTAGGATGGTCTACATTAAACAGCTTAAAAAAAGCACTTTCTTTAGCATGGACGGCAGTGAGCTCTTTTCGTAAGCTTAAATTGGCCATTAAGCTATCACATTCTAATTCCTTTTTGCAGGAGGAACATAGTAGGAGTACAGAGAGTACAAAAAAGAATCGTTTTTTCATTTTCAGGTTTAAGAAAATACAAGCTCTTTTATATGGTAATCTGACGTTCTATTTGCTGATCTAAAGAGATAAAGGTTTCAGTTCGTGATACGCCATCAATTTGTTGAATGTTGTTGTTTAAAACTTGCATTAAATGCTCGTTATCTCTGCACAATACTTTTATTAGTATAGACCAGTTTCCTGTAGTGTAATGACATTCTAGAATCTCAGGTATTTTTTCGAGCGCCTTTACGGCCACAGGGTTACTCATTGCTTTATCTAAATAGATGCCGACATAAGCCATTGTAGAAAACCCTAATACTTTAGGGTTAATTACAAATTTAGAACCTGCGATTAGCCCAGAGTTTTCTAACTTTCGAAGCCTTTGGTGAATAGCGGCGCCAGAAATACCAATATTTCTAGCAATTTCTAAAACAGGTTTGCGGGCATCAGACATCAAATAGCGTAATATTTTTTTGTCAATTCCGTCTATTTTTACATTTTCTTTAGCTGATTTCATCTGTTGCTCTTTCAATTTAATATGAAATATAGCAAATTAGTTTCAATTATTAACTAGCCACAGTATTTGGATTGTATCCTAAGTAGGTAACTTCTTCCTCATTAAAAATAATTCCGTAAGCTTCTAGTTCTTTCAAAATAGGAGTATAGACCTCTTCAAGCAAAGGAATTTGAATGCCCGGTCTTGTAATTTTTTTGTTTAAAATAAGGAGGGTAGCAATAGCAACAGGTAAACCAACTGTTTTAGCCATAGCCGTATGGGTTCTGTTTTCTCCGATAACCACCATACTAGCATCTATTTGCTTTTTAGCGCCATTTACTTCATAGCCAAATTTATGATACATGACAATCATATCCTTGTCTTCATCGGCAAGCGTCCAGCTGTCTTCTAATATTTTCTGTAATATTTGAGCAGGGGTTGCATTTTCAAGCTCAATTTTTTTATCGCTGCTAAATAAATTAAGTTCTTGAAGTTTATCCCACATGATATCATCTTGATCTATTTTTAGATAGTACCTAAGTTTCAATTCAACAGAATCTGTAGGGGAGTAGGGTAAAAACAAATTGACAAATTCTCTATTGGTCATTCCTTCAGAGTTTTCAATAGTATAGCTATCATCGGTCATTCCTAATTGTACAAACATATTCCAGGCTTTAGAAAATCCTACGCGCCTCATAGTACCTCTGTAAAGGGTTAAGATATCTGTGAGTCCATATGCTTCTCTATATTTTAAAGAATCTCTATTGGCATAGACTTCAAATTTGCCATAGCCTTTAATGTCTACAAATTCTGTTCTTCTAAATAGTTTGTGGTAAGGAATGTATTTATAGGTGCCCTCTTGTATGAATTGAGCGGTACCACCTTGACCGGCGACAACTACATTTCTAGGATTCCATGTAAATTTATAATTCCATAAGTTGTTATCACTTTCTGGAGCTACTAAACCTCCTGTAAAAGATTCAAACAATAACATTTTACCGCCGTTCTTCTTAATTTGGTTGATAATCTGCATGGCACTCATATGGTCAATACCCGGATCAAGGCCAACTTCATTCATAAAAACGAGTCCTTTTTCCTTAGCCTCCTTATCTAAGGTTTTAATTTCTTCGCTTACATAAGAAGCAGTGACAAGGTGTTTGCTAAAGTGAATGCAATCTTTGGCTATATTAATGTGCATATGGGCAGGGAGCATAGACACTACGATGTCTACTTCTTGTATTGCTTTTTGGCGTTCAGGAGTATTAAAAATATCCAATTTTACGACATCAAAATTAGAGTGATTCTTGAACTTAGCTGGAATAGCCTCTGGATTTAGATCTGCTATGACAATCTGTAATTGTTCTTCAATAGCTTTTTCTAAAAAGTAATCTAATAGGTAGGATGTGGACTTGCCAGCACCAATAATTAGAATTTTTCGCAGCATAGTTTTGTATCTTTATAGTGACAATCAAAAAATCACTTTTGTTATATATGTAAAAATAACAATCATTTTAGTTATGAACAAAACAATTTTTAGTACAGGAATTTTATTTGGAACCCTTGCAGTGGTTCTGGGAGCTTTTGGCGCGCACGGATTAAAAGAGGTATTAAGCGTGGAGGCTTTAGCATCTTATACTACTGGGGTTACCTATCAAATGTATCATGCATTAGTGCTTTTAATTCTTTCAGGGGTTACCAAAATTCAAGAAAAAAATAAAAAACTTATTTATGGGGTATTTACGGCAGGAGTGTTGTTATTTTCTTTTTCTATTTATTTGTTGGCAACAAACAGCTTAACTTCTTTCGATTTTAAGGCTATTGCATTCGTTACGCCGGTGGGTGGACTCCTATTAATTGTAGGTTGGATTTTACTCGGATTTCGTTATTATAAAGAAAAATATTAGATATTAACGAAAAAACTACCCTATGAATTATAATTTCAATAATTTTACCCCATTAAAACTAATAAATCTTCTTTAATATGGATAAGATTGCGAAAACGATTTCGTTGATTAAGTATGGTATTACAAGTGAAAATGTGCATTATCAATTATCACCAGATGATTTGCATAAGTTAACCCTAGAGAAAGGTATGGGGAAAGAGGCATCTTCAGGTGCTCTTGCAGTAAATACAGGTGAGTTTACTGGTAGGTCTCCCATGGATAGATTTATAGTAAAAGATGAGATTACAGATGAAAAAGTTTGGTGGGGGAATGTCAATATTCCATTTGAGCCTGCCGCTTTTGACGCTTTGTATGATAAAGTCATCAATTATTTAAATGAAAAAGAAATATATGTACGCGATAGCTATGCGTGTGCAGATGAAGATTACAAATTAAATATTAGGGTTATTAATGAGTACCCTTGGTCTAACATGTTCGCTAGTAATATGTTTTTAAGACCTACCGAAAAAGAATTGGTGAATTTTGATCCAGAATGGACGGTGGTTAATGCTCCTGGTTTTATGGCAGATGCTGAGGTAGATGGTACGCGTCAACATAATTTTGCTATTTTAAATTTCACAAGAAAAATTGCCTTAATAGGTGGTACAGGGTATACAGGAGAAATTAAAAAAGGAATTTTTTCAGCGCTTAACTTTATCCTACCGGTGTATAAGAATACTTTGCCTATGCATTGCTCTTCAAATGTAGGTAAAGATGGTGATACGGCTATTTTCTTTGGCCTTTCGGGAACAGGAAAAACAACACTATCTGCAGATCCAAATAGAAAACTAATTGGAGATGATGAGCATGGTTGGACAAAAGAGAATACCATTTTTAATTTTGAAGGGGGTTGTTATGCAAAAGTGATCAACCTATCTGCAGAAAACGAGCCTGAAATATTTGGAGCTATTAAAAAAGGGGCGCTACTTGAGAATGTAGCTATGAATGCTGAAGGTGTGGTAGATTTTGAGGATATCTCTATTACGCAAAATACAAGAGTAAGTTACCCTATTGATCATATTGAAAACATTCAAGTACCTTCTATAGGGAAAAATCCTAAAAATATATTCTTTTTAACGGCAGATGCTTTTGGGGTGTTGCCTCCAATTTCTAAATTAACGCCTAGCCAAGCAGCGTACCATTTTATCTCTGGATATACTGCAAAAGTGGCAGGAACTGAAGCCGGAGTGGTAGAACCTACACCAAATTTCTCAGCTTGTTTTGGAGCGCCATTCATGCCTTTACATCCTACGGAGTATGCAGAAATGCTAAGTAAGAAAATGAAAGATGCCGGTGTTAATGTTTGGTTGGTAAATACAGGATGGACAGGTGGTCCTTACGGTATTGGTACGCGCATGAAGCTTAAATATACACGTGCCATGATTACGGCGGCGTTAAATGGTGACTTAGGATTGTATTCTTATGACAAGTATCATATTCACTCTGTATTTGGTGTTGCGCAACCTAGAGAGTGTCCTGGGGTGCCTACAGAGGTGTTAAGTCCTAGAACAACCTGGGATGATGATCAGAAGTATTATACCACAGCATTTAAGTTGGCTAATGCTTTCCGTGAGAACTTTAAAAAGTTTGAATCTTATGCAAATGAAGAAATAAGACGTGGCGGACCGCAGCGTTACGGATTCTAAATATAAATAAATAAAAAAGCCTCTGAAAAGAGGCTTTTTTTATGCTTGTAAATAAAAGTAAAGAATTACTTTTTATTTAAACTTGTAATATATTTCTGCAATGCCATGGTCATAGAAGGCGTTTCAGGTGTTGGTGCTTTAATGTCTATTCTAAGACCAGCATCTGTTGCTGCATTTACGGTAGAATTTCCGAAAACAGCAATTCTAGTATCATTCTGCTCAAAGTCAGGGAAATTCTTCAATAAAGACTCAATTCCGGAAGGACTAAAGAATACTAAGATATCATAATACACATCTTTTAAATCAGAAAGATCACTAACTACCGTTTTGTAGAAAATACCTCTAGTCCAAGTTAAGCCTAAAGCATCCAATGTTTCAGGGACAATTGGTTTTAGAGAATCTGAAGAAGGTAGTAAGAATTTTTCGTCTTTATACTTTTTGAAAAGAGTAGAAAGATCTTGAAAATTCATTTTACCTACATAGATTTTACGCTTTCTGTAGACTACGTATTTTTGTAAGTAATAGGCAACAGCTTCTGACTGACAGAAATATTTCATAGAGTCAGGCACTTTAAAACGCATTTCTTCTGCAATTCTAAAAAAGTGATCTACCGCATTTCTACTAGTTAAAATAATAGCAGTAAAATTGTTAAGATCAATTTTTTGTTGTCTTACAGTTTTAGCATCTACGCCTTCAACATGTATAAAGGGTCTAAAATCTACCTTTACTTTTTCCTTGTCAATAAGTCGGGAATATGGAGAGTTTTCCATCTTCGGTTCTGGTTGCGATACCAAAATCGTTTTTACTTTCATAAGCATCAGTCTTTAAAGTAATCTCCTAAAAGCACTAAGGGTGCTATTTCGAGTGCGCAAAGGTACAAAATAAAATAGAAAAAATTATTGGTAATTAATTTTTGATGATTTCGTATGGCAGTAACCCATCCCAGAATATTTATTGCGGCAATTAATAGTGCGGTTATATAGATTACAATTTTTGAATCTTTTAAAATATATGCAAGAAGAATATTCGCTACAAACATGATTAAACTACTGTAGTTAAAGTAGGATATTTTTTTAAATAAAAATTCACTAATAGCTCCTTGCATGTTAAAAACAAAGGCGTTGCACAGGTGTAAGATCAATTTAGAAAAAAAGAAGGCTATTAAAATTCCAAGGGTAATGATGTAAGTAAAAGGAGTGTTAATATGTTGCGATAATTCAAAAATTGAATCTATAAAATATAGAAATAAGGTGAAATTTAAGAGCTGAAATATGGAGAGAAAAATAGTGAACCAATGCGATAATTTATCCTTCTTATTGTATAAAAATATGTATTTATTGTTGAAAGGCAGGATGATAAAGTTCGTAAACCTGCCGTAATAAATCTTTTTTGCTAAAACTAATGTCGTAATACTGCAACATAAAATCAGCGTAATCCAGTCAATATTTTCTATACTTCTTAGTAAGACTTCTTTCATT
Coding sequences within:
- a CDS encoding DUF423 domain-containing protein, coding for MNKTIFSTGILFGTLAVVLGAFGAHGLKEVLSVEALASYTTGVTYQMYHALVLLILSGVTKIQEKNKKLIYGVFTAGVLLFSFSIYLLATNSLTSFDFKAIAFVTPVGGLLLIVGWILLGFRYYKEKY
- a CDS encoding zinc metallopeptidase, whose translation is MFGYYILIGGIALISWLVSRKLKSKFEQYSKVHLRNGMSGAEIAEKMLADNGIRDVKVISTPGMLTDHYNPANKTVNLSEGVYSQRNASAAAVAAHECGHAVQHAQAYQWLGLRSNLVPIVNVTSNFAMWVVFGGLMLGAAAGFGFGYWVAVAGLVMMSFATIFSLVTLPVEYDASNRALAWLKHKNMLAPDEYAGAEDALKWAARTYLVAAIGSIATLAYWALQVFGGRRD
- a CDS encoding Lrp/AsnC ligand binding domain-containing protein, whose product is MKSAKENVKIDGIDKKILRYLMSDARKPVLEIARNIGISGAAIHQRLRKLENSGLIAGSKFVINPKVLGFSTMAYVGIYLDKAMSNPVAVKALEKIPEILECHYTTGNWSILIKVLCRDNEHLMQVLNNNIQQIDGVSRTETFISLDQQIERQITI
- a CDS encoding DUF3098 domain-containing protein, which codes for MAYKSNNTNQDSKKEFIFQHKNYMFMFIGLAFIVIGFILMSGGGSDDPNVFNPEIYSFRRIRLAPTLVLIGLGIEIYAILLNPHKKD
- the leuS gene encoding leucine--tRNA ligase; the encoded protein is MNYDFTEIEAKWQKYWAENQTFKAENNSDKEKFYVLDMFPYPSGAGLHVGHPLGYIASDIYARYKRHKGFNVLHPMGYDSFGLPAEQYAIQTGQHPAITTETNIARYRDQLDKIGFSFDWSREVRTSTPEYYKWTQWIFIQLFNSWYNNDTNKAEDIATLTALFEKEGNATVNAVCDEDIIAFTAEEWNAYDTKKQQELLLQYRLTYLADTEVNWCPGLGTVLANDEIVNGVSERGGHPVIRKKMTQWSMRISAYAQRLLDDLTTVDWPQPLKDSQTNWIGRSQGASAVFQVKDHDEVIDVFTTRPDTIFGVSFMTLAPEHELVAKITTPAQKAEVEAYIKATAKRSERERMADVKTISGAFTGAYAEHPFTKEPVPIWIGDYVLAGYGTGAVMAVPCGDQRDYDFAKKFNIAIPNVFEGVDISEEAHADKDKTVIANSDFLNGLPYKKAMKLAIYELEKIGQGKGKINYRLRDAVFSRQRYWGEPFPVYYVDGMPQMIDAKHLPIALPEVEKYLPTETGEPPLGNATVWAWDTVSNQVVDNSKINNAAVWPLELNTMPGWAGSSFYFNRYMDPNNTEAIFSEEAINYWQDVDLYIGGSEHATGHLLYARFWQKFLFDKGVVPKNEFAKKLINQGMITGTSAFVFRDEESGKLFSKGLIGDKEMTPIHADVSFVNASDELDVEAFKNWREEYKEAEFVLENGKYIVGREVEKMSKSKYNVVSPDSICVEYGADSLRLYEMFLGPLEQSKPWNTAGITGTHGFLKKLWRLYVDDNGIKVTDTEASKDNLKTLHKTIKKVEEDIENFSFNTSVSTFMIAVNELSAQKCTSREILEALVILVSPYAPHIAEELWSKLGHIDSISTASFPKFEASHLVESSKEYPVSFNGKMRFKLELPMDFTKDQIEEVVMAHEKTIQQLAGRTPKKVIIVPGKIINIVG
- a CDS encoding ABC transporter permease, encoding MSKSFERYQQRKLISSYFSVVLSIGLVLFLLGILGLLVLNTKKLADHFKEQITISVFLKDNAKQVEIDQLQKSLVMAEYTKAATYVSKEEAAAQHSEDIGENFQDFLGYNPLKNSIDVQLNADFVTPELLEEIAEEITTKGYVQEVSYDKPLIGLLNENVKRISFWILVASSIFTFIAVLLINSSIRLSIYSKRFIIKTMQMVGATKVFIRKPFIWTNIKLGVLGAVLAMLALAGVLYYVNENFPELGLMEDPTILAILFSSVFILGLLISLISTYFATQRFLNLRTDELYY
- the ald gene encoding alanine dehydrogenase, giving the protein MKIGIPKEIKNNESRVGMTPGGVFELVKNNHEVFVQSTAGDNSGFLDEAYVEAGATILETIEEIYAIAEMIVKVKEPIEQEYSLIKKGQIVFTYFHFASSEPLTKAMLESGAICIAYETVEDRDGGLPLLTPMSEVAGRMSIQQGAKYLEKPVKGRGLLLGGVPGVPPGKVLILGAGVVGMQAAKMASGLGAQVTILDVDMKRLRYANDVLPNNCTTLFSNEYNIREFVQTHDLIIGGVLLKGKKAPNLITRDMLKTMKSGAVIVDVAVDQGGCVETTRPTTHEDPIYIIDEIVHYSVANMPGAVPYTSTIALTNVTTAYAIKIANLGWKKALASDPGLQKGLNISEGEVIYKEIIEAFEWAS
- a CDS encoding saccharopine dehydrogenase family protein; the encoded protein is MLRKILIIGAGKSTSYLLDYFLEKAIEEQLQIVIADLNPEAIPAKFKNHSNFDVVKLDIFNTPERQKAIQEVDIVVSMLPAHMHINIAKDCIHFSKHLVTASYVSEEIKTLDKEAKEKGLVFMNEVGLDPGIDHMSAMQIINQIKKNGGKMLLFESFTGGLVAPESDNNLWNYKFTWNPRNVVVAGQGGTAQFIQEGTYKYIPYHKLFRRTEFVDIKGYGKFEVYANRDSLKYREAYGLTDILTLYRGTMRRVGFSKAWNMFVQLGMTDDSYTIENSEGMTNREFVNLFLPYSPTDSVELKLRYYLKIDQDDIMWDKLQELNLFSSDKKIELENATPAQILQKILEDSWTLADEDKDMIVMYHKFGYEVNGAKKQIDASMVVIGENRTHTAMAKTVGLPVAIATLLILNKKITRPGIQIPLLEEVYTPILKELEAYGIIFNEEEVTYLGYNPNTVAS